cgcaGAGTCCTGAGCTCCaaccatggcaatgctgtattcttaacccgctgcaccatcagggaactcccggCTAGACTGAGTTTAGATGTTACAgttgaaaagtttttttctaggttttttgaCATGTAATTGATATGTAGCAccatataaatttaaggtgtactgTATAATGACCTAGgaaacattttatgaaatgattaccacaataaattaATATCCATCATtgtatatagagagaaaaagtaaaaagcatttttttctcgATATTTCTTAGGATTTGCTCTCCTACCTTTCAAATATACCACTGAACAGTGTCAACTATAGTCATTGTGTTGTACCTTATACCCCTAGTACTTTGTATCATATATATGGAAGGGTGTACATTTTGACTCGTTTCATCCAAtttctccactccccacccccacccccagcttttgGAAACTACACATCTTAcctctttttctctgagtttagggtttgtttgtttgattttagattccacatataagtgaattaCATGACTTgtttttatctgacttattttgcttagcctaatgccttcaaggtccatacatgttgtcagaaatggcaggatttccttccttcttatggctgaatcGTGtgccattgtgtgtatatatcatgttttcttcctctactcacccactgatggacacttaggttgtttccatatcttggctgttgtaactaatgctacaatgaacaggggtgcatgtaacttttcctattagtgttttcatttccttaagaTGAATACCCAAAAATGGAAAAGCGAATCACAgggcagttttatttattttttttaaattttattggtgtatagtggacttacaaagttgtgttagttcaggtgttcagcaaaataaaccatatatatatatatatatatatatatatatatatatatatatatatccattccttttcagattcttttcccctattctaatattgaatagattttcttgTGCTAGACATGTtacctgtctattttatatagagtggtGTCTATATGTCAGTCCCAATACCCCATTTGTCCCAAAAGCATGTTTCCCCTTTAACCATAAGGGTGAGGAATTTCCACAGTGGCCAAAtaaatttccattcccaccagtggTGCACAGGTTTCCCttgaaaagacttttaaaagacaacccacatatTGAGcatacatttttagaaataaggGAAATCAGAAAgtcaaagaataataaaaaccCATGAAGATAAAAGACACGTAAAAAAacctttctaggagttcccattgtggcacagcagaaacaaatccaactaggaaccatgaggttgtgggttcgatccctggcttcactcagtgggtagaggatcctGCACttctatgagctatggtgtaggttgcagatgtgtttcagatcttgcattgctgtggctgtggcataggcctgcggctacagctccaattagacccctagctggggaacctccatatgccaagggtgtggccctaaaaaaacaacatagAAGGCCTCCccaacaaaaacccccaaaacctctTTCTAATTATGAACATTTGACTTTTATTTAGAGTCCAGATAACATAGTTCTAGGAATATCTAGATTATCAACATTCTAAGTCAAAACAAATTCTTGTGCTATATCTGAATAAATTAAGGCTGATTCTAAGTGTACTAATTagaatgactttttttcaaaaagggagagggatatttcttttttatataacttttatgtttttattaaagtttagttgatttacaatgttgtgcttttTCTTACtcaatatatttcattaaaagaatAGACTGTCCTTTGCCATGATCAGGGATTTGTTTTCTCTAAATTTCCTTGCTCCTCTAACATTCTTTAGGCCAATGTATAGAAAGAGGTGAATAACGCAGAATCCAGTGAGAAAGGAGCTGTACGAAAACTGGATTTGGGACATTGTGAAATAGTGCTGAAGGTACCAGGGTGTATGACCCCAAGTGTGAATATTGGCTTGTAAATTTCCTGAATCCAAAATATGCACATAGTAGGACTGCATGCTCATTtacctgtttcctttctttcaaacctctctctcttctttttcaaaaggtGTCAGAGCTACACGGGACCACAAAATCTAACGAGTGTCTCAGAATTCTTGCTCCTGGGACTCTCAGAGGATCCGGACCTGCAGCCCTTCCTCCTTGGGCTGTTCCTGTCCATGTACCTGGTCACCATGTTGGGGAACCTGCTCATTGTCCTGGCTGTTGCCTctgactcccacctccacacccccatgtacttcttcctctccaacctgTCCTTGGCTGACATGGGCTTCACCTCCACCACTGTCCCCAGGATGATTGTGAACATCCAGACTCACAGCAGAGTCATCTCCTATGCTGGCTGCCTGACACAGATGTCgttttttatgctttttggaTGTTTGGATAGTCTCCTCCtgactgtgatggcctatgacaggtttgtggccatctgtcaccccCTACATTACTTGGTCATCATGAACCCACGTGTCTGCAGCTTGTTAGTGTTGGTATCACTCCTCACCAGCCTTTTGGTCTCTCAGATGCACAGTTTGGTGGTGGTAAAAGTTGCCTACTTCAGAGATGTggaaatttctcatttcttctgtgaTCCTTCTCAACTCCTCAACCTAGCCTGTTCTGACCCTTCCACCAATACCATAGTCATGTATTGTGTGGGTGGCATCTCTGGTTTTCTCCCTATCTCAGGGATCCTTTTCTCTTACTCTAAAATTGTTTCCTGCATTCTGAGAGTCTCCTCATCAGGTGGGAGGTacaaagccttctccacctgtggctcTCACCTGACagttgtgtgtttattttatggaACAGGCCTTGGGGTGTACCTCAGTTCAGCTCTCTCACTTTCCCCCAGGAAGGATGCAGTGGCCTCAGTGGTATACActgtggtcacccccatgctgaagcccttcatctacagtctgaggaacaGGGACATCAAAAGGGCCATGAGGAGGTTCCTTGGCCAAACGATCTAATTTCAGTATGTGGGTGTCACCCATTTGGAGTGTACTTTGGGAAATGTAGAAACATTAAACATGTAGACTTGAAATTCTCCCTCTCTTATGTCATCCTTTTTGTAGCTCCTATGGCCTTTGCTGTTCTCCTTGCT
This is a stretch of genomic DNA from Phacochoerus africanus isolate WHEZ1 unplaced genomic scaffold, ROS_Pafr_v1 Scaffold_18, whole genome shotgun sequence. It encodes these proteins:
- the LOC125119188 gene encoding olfactory receptor 18-like encodes the protein MPQHKGSALQCQSYTGPQNLTSVSEFLLLGLSEDPDLQPFLLGLFLSMYLVTMLGNLLIVLAVASDSHLHTPMYFFLSNLSLADMGFTSTTVPRMIVNIQTHSRVISYAGCLTQMSFFMLFGCLDSLLLTVMAYDRFVAICHPLHYLVIMNPRVCSLLVLVSLLTSLLVSQMHSLVVVKVAYFRDVEISHFFCDPSQLLNLACSDPSTNTIVMYCVGGISGFLPISGILFSYSKIVSCILRVSSSGGRYKAFSTCGSHLTVVCLFYGTGLGVYLSSALSLSPRKDAVASVVYTVVTPMLKPFIYSLRNRDIKRAMRRFLGQTI